The following coding sequences lie in one Thermomicrobium sp. 4228-Ro genomic window:
- a CDS encoding zinc ribbon domain-containing protein produces the protein MGARVYCPQCGQRMSDEQSVCPTCGAAVPREVSGTSTCPQCGAARAPDDTYCRQCGAVLPLDLAALGLGEAEPTGVDAGRLELPDWLRVPETEAAGREPALLSDLDLPEWLRESSVPESPSVEPVPPATTFVLPPVAAVWSQPAAPEAVALHLFEPLPLLLVPEISVTGAAPASADARAPAGERSVARIALILALAVLIGVAVYIVWVSR, from the coding sequence ATGGGGGCACGTGTGTATTGCCCGCAGTGCGGTCAACGGATGAGCGACGAGCAGTCGGTCTGTCCGACCTGTGGCGCGGCCGTTCCGCGTGAGGTCTCCGGCACGAGCACCTGCCCGCAGTGTGGTGCTGCGCGCGCGCCCGACGACACGTATTGCCGGCAGTGCGGTGCTGTCCTGCCGCTCGATCTCGCTGCGCTCGGCCTCGGTGAAGCGGAGCCGACTGGAGTCGATGCTGGTCGTCTGGAACTGCCTGACTGGTTGCGTGTGCCGGAGACGGAAGCGGCAGGCCGTGAGCCCGCGCTGTTGAGCGATCTCGATCTTCCGGAGTGGCTCCGCGAGTCGAGCGTGCCGGAAAGTCCTTCTGTCGAACCGGTCCCACCTGCAACGACGTTCGTCCTTCCACCGGTCGCGGCAGTGTGGAGTCAGCCAGCTGCGCCGGAAGCTGTTGCCCTGCACCTTTTCGAGCCGCTGCCGCTGTTGCTCGTACCGGAGATCAGTGTGACGGGAGCGGCTCCCGCGAGCGCGGATGCGCGTGCGCCAGCCGGCGAGCGCAGCGTGGCTCGGATCGCGCTCATTCTCGCGCTCGCCGTGTTGATCGGCGTGGCGGTGTACATCGTTTGGGTGAGCCGGTGA
- the dtd gene encoding D-aminoacyl-tRNA deacylase has translation MRVLLQRVSRASVTVDGQIVGAIGPGLLLLVGIRRGDDQATAEWMAQKVANLRIFEDEAGKMNRSVLDVGGQALVVSQFTLYADVRKGRRPSFVEAAAPEEARPLVDAFADALRQLGVPVETGVFGAHMDVELVNDGPVTIWLDSAELRGTGED, from the coding sequence GTGCGTGTCCTGCTCCAGCGGGTGAGTCGGGCGAGCGTGACGGTCGATGGGCAGATCGTCGGGGCGATCGGGCCAGGGCTGCTGCTGCTGGTCGGCATCCGTCGCGGTGACGACCAGGCGACGGCCGAATGGATGGCGCAAAAGGTCGCCAACCTGCGCATCTTCGAGGACGAGGCTGGCAAGATGAACCGCTCCGTCCTCGACGTCGGCGGGCAAGCGCTCGTCGTGTCGCAGTTCACGCTCTACGCCGACGTGCGCAAGGGGCGCCGACCGAGCTTCGTCGAAGCCGCTGCGCCGGAGGAGGCACGGCCGCTCGTCGATGCGTTCGCCGATGCCCTGCGTCAGCTCGGCGTCCCGGTCGAGACAGGTGTGTTCGGGGCCCATATGGACGTCGAGCTGGTCAACGACGGCCCGGTGACGATCTGGCTCGACAGCGCCGAACTCCGCGGCACAGGAGAAGACTAG
- the ispF gene encoding 2-C-methyl-D-erythritol 2,4-cyclodiphosphate synthase, which produces MIRVGLGYDVHPLVPGRRLVLGGVEIPSTIGLSGHSDADVLLHAIGDALLGAAGLGDLGVHFPSDDERWRDRSSVELLRIIHQLVQEAGWQVVFIDATVIAEIPRIAPYRERMRERIAVTLELPVSSVSLKATTNERLGFVGRGEGIAALAVATVRAVSERTS; this is translated from the coding sequence ATGATCCGAGTCGGTCTGGGGTACGACGTGCATCCGCTGGTACCGGGAAGGCGACTCGTCCTCGGTGGGGTGGAGATTCCCAGCACGATCGGGTTATCCGGCCATTCCGATGCCGACGTTCTCTTGCACGCGATCGGCGATGCGTTGCTCGGTGCGGCTGGACTCGGAGACCTCGGCGTGCATTTCCCGTCGGACGACGAGCGCTGGCGTGATCGCTCGAGCGTCGAGCTGCTCCGCATCATTCACCAGCTCGTCCAGGAGGCGGGATGGCAGGTCGTCTTCATCGATGCGACGGTAATCGCGGAGATCCCACGGATCGCCCCCTACCGCGAGCGGATGCGCGAGCGGATCGCTGTGACGCTCGAACTACCGGTCTCCTCGGTGAGTCTCAAGGCGACGACCAATGAGCGACTCGGGTTCGTCGGTCGCGGTGAGGGGATCGCAGCGCTCGCTGTGGCGACCGTTCGAGCAGTCAGCGAGCGTACCAGCTGA
- the ispD gene encoding 2-C-methyl-D-erythritol 4-phosphate cytidylyltransferase codes for MSCGAVVPAAGRGQRLGGRDKALVPLAGRPALAWVLEALDRSGVIDTVVVVTNQANCAAVEALCSSLGLTVPVRIVLGGAERALSVRAGVEALEPNRRFVLVHDAARPLVTPELIRRAVEAVQRHGAVVAAVPVVDTIKQVALDGRVVTTPDRASLVAAQTPQVFRLDWLHEAYRRVGTGLAAATDEAVLLERAGFPVYVFPGDPENLKVTTPLDVTLAEFLLERRRRG; via the coding sequence ATGAGCTGCGGTGCGGTGGTGCCAGCCGCCGGGCGTGGCCAGCGTCTCGGCGGTCGGGACAAGGCGCTCGTTCCGCTGGCTGGGCGTCCGGCACTGGCCTGGGTGCTCGAGGCGCTCGATCGGTCGGGTGTCATCGATACGGTCGTGGTGGTGACGAACCAGGCGAACTGTGCAGCAGTCGAAGCGCTCTGTAGCTCGCTCGGGCTCACGGTGCCGGTGCGGATCGTTCTCGGGGGTGCCGAGCGGGCACTTTCCGTCCGGGCCGGGGTCGAAGCGCTCGAGCCGAATCGGCGTTTCGTGCTGGTGCACGATGCCGCACGTCCGCTGGTGACACCGGAGTTGATCCGACGGGCAGTCGAGGCTGTGCAGCGGCACGGGGCGGTGGTCGCTGCGGTCCCGGTCGTGGACACGATCAAGCAGGTGGCGCTCGACGGACGGGTCGTGACCACCCCGGATCGGGCGAGTCTCGTGGCGGCACAGACGCCGCAGGTCTTCCGCCTGGACTGGTTGCACGAGGCGTACCGGCGTGTCGGAACGGGACTGGCGGCGGCGACCGACGAAGCCGTGCTCCTGGAACGAGCAGGGTTCCCGGTGTACGTCTTTCCCGGCGATCCCGAGAACCTGAAAGTGACGACACCGCTCGATGTCACGCTCGCTGAATTCCTGCTCGAGCGAAGGAGGCGAGGATGA
- a CDS encoding PIN/TRAM domain-containing protein translates to MADSSRETARVVEPHEARSQPPSNRRQVRLERAGSPFGRLLRYGGLFIGALVGWSFGGALAARPELVAASQLFLAAVLAGLGFLVTPYIVFDLVDAVVGRLRRLTIEALLVSCSGAFVGALLGLVLAWPLALLPRPAGQLVPSVVAALLTLIGASVAHTKQGEILSLFRRRAPADGPVLVLDTSVLIDGRVRDLFRLGFLDGRVLVPEEVLRELQLLAEHSDPSRRARGRRGLDLLRRLRDDLGARLEVVPGSVPHRTADDAVIACGSEFGGKLLTCDQQLADLARVRGIVVLNPNQLAEALRSPVHAGDRLTLRLVGEGREAGQAVGYLDDGTLVIVERARDSIGEDVTVEVTRTLQTAGGRLIFAHLVDRGGAR, encoded by the coding sequence GTGGCCGATTCTTCCCGTGAGACAGCACGAGTCGTCGAACCGCACGAGGCACGATCGCAGCCGCCGAGCAACCGGCGACAGGTACGCCTCGAGCGAGCCGGTTCGCCGTTCGGCCGATTGCTCCGGTACGGTGGGCTCTTCATCGGAGCGCTCGTCGGCTGGTCGTTCGGCGGTGCGCTGGCTGCCCGGCCGGAACTCGTCGCTGCCTCCCAACTCTTTCTCGCCGCTGTCCTGGCTGGTCTAGGCTTTCTCGTGACACCCTATATCGTGTTCGATCTCGTGGATGCCGTGGTCGGTCGCTTGCGGCGCTTGACGATCGAGGCACTCCTCGTCAGCTGCTCGGGCGCGTTCGTCGGTGCGCTGCTCGGCCTGGTGCTGGCCTGGCCGCTGGCGCTCCTGCCTCGACCCGCTGGGCAGCTCGTGCCGTCAGTCGTTGCGGCCTTGCTGACGCTGATCGGCGCGTCGGTCGCGCATACCAAGCAAGGCGAAATCCTGTCGCTCTTCCGGCGACGCGCACCGGCGGACGGGCCAGTGCTGGTCCTGGATACGAGTGTCCTCATCGATGGACGAGTGCGCGATCTGTTTCGCCTCGGTTTCCTCGATGGTCGGGTGCTGGTACCCGAAGAAGTCCTCCGCGAGCTGCAGCTGCTTGCCGAGCACAGCGATCCGTCACGGCGCGCGCGCGGGCGACGCGGTCTCGATCTCCTCCGCCGCCTGCGGGACGATCTCGGTGCCCGGCTGGAGGTCGTTCCGGGTTCGGTTCCGCACCGGACCGCTGACGACGCGGTCATCGCATGCGGTAGCGAGTTCGGCGGCAAGCTTCTGACTTGTGACCAACAGCTGGCCGACCTCGCGCGTGTTCGCGGCATCGTCGTCCTCAATCCGAACCAGCTGGCCGAAGCCCTGCGCAGTCCAGTTCATGCCGGTGATCGCTTGACGCTTCGACTGGTCGGGGAAGGTCGCGAAGCCGGTCAGGCCGTCGGCTATTTGGACGATGGAACGCTCGTGATCGTGGAGCGCGCACGCGACTCCATCGGCGAGGATGTCACGGTCGAGGTCACGCGGACGCTCCAGACTGCAGGAGGGCGCCTGATCTTCGCCCATCTCGTCGATCGAGGTGGAGCACGATGA
- a CDS encoding PHP domain-containing protein, whose amino-acid sequence MGTVDLHTHTTASDGLFAPRELVQLAAERGIRVLAVTDHDAVAGIPEAQRAAEEYGILLVPGIELSTAVERGELHLLGYFIDPEHPDLARHLHRLHTARRERAVRLIEQLRSLGFPVSLEELEAIAQGGTITRAHAARLLLVKGYVSSIDEAFDRYLGRNRPAYVPHSYPSPRQAVEIVRAAGGVPVLAHPLSVDDLEGALAELIPAGLAGLEAWYGEYSPDQQRDLAALAERYGLIATGGSDYHGPGFRAGRELGAVDVPPAVVEALVACARRDGDRPATLPLQ is encoded by the coding sequence ATGGGAACGGTCGACCTCCACACGCACACGACGGCGTCCGATGGACTCTTTGCACCGCGCGAGCTGGTCCAGCTCGCCGCGGAGCGTGGCATCCGCGTGCTCGCGGTGACCGACCATGATGCGGTCGCTGGCATTCCGGAGGCGCAGCGAGCTGCCGAGGAGTACGGGATCCTGCTGGTACCAGGGATCGAGCTCAGCACGGCAGTCGAGCGCGGCGAGCTCCATCTGCTCGGGTACTTCATCGATCCGGAGCATCCGGATCTCGCGCGGCATCTCCATCGTCTCCATACGGCACGCCGCGAGCGTGCGGTCCGCTTGATCGAGCAGCTCCGTTCGCTCGGCTTCCCGGTCTCGCTCGAAGAGCTGGAAGCGATCGCCCAGGGCGGAACGATCACCCGTGCCCACGCAGCGCGGTTGCTCCTCGTGAAGGGCTACGTGTCGTCGATCGACGAAGCGTTCGATCGCTACCTGGGTCGCAACCGCCCGGCCTATGTTCCGCATAGCTATCCCAGCCCGCGGCAGGCGGTCGAGATCGTGCGCGCGGCTGGTGGTGTGCCCGTGCTGGCGCATCCGTTGAGCGTGGACGATCTCGAGGGGGCGCTCGCCGAGCTGATCCCTGCCGGTCTGGCTGGGTTGGAAGCCTGGTACGGCGAATACTCGCCGGACCAGCAGCGCGACCTCGCCGCGCTCGCCGAGCGCTACGGCCTGATCGCGACAGGTGGCAGCGACTATCACGGCCCAGGATTCCGCGCTGGTCGCGAGCTCGGTGCCGTCGATGTCCCACCGGCAGTTGTGGAGGCACTCGTGGCATGTGCTCGTCGTGACGGTGATCGTCCTGCTACACTGCCTCTCCAGTGA
- a CDS encoding stage V sporulation protein S, translating into MERFFSKLDLREIKIGAEASFPPEEEAYDVQERAEGQAKTGQRRRSEVLKVSARSRPSAVAGAIAGVVREVGRAEVQAIGAGAANQAIKAVAIARDYLAESGIDAVCLPSFITVTIGNEDRTAIRLIVEPR; encoded by the coding sequence ATGGAGCGCTTCTTCAGCAAGCTCGATTTGCGTGAAATTAAGATCGGTGCTGAGGCGAGCTTCCCGCCCGAGGAGGAGGCGTACGACGTGCAAGAGCGCGCGGAGGGTCAGGCGAAGACTGGTCAGCGGCGACGCAGCGAGGTGCTCAAGGTCTCGGCCCGCTCGCGGCCGAGTGCGGTCGCGGGTGCGATCGCCGGAGTCGTCCGTGAGGTCGGTCGAGCCGAGGTACAGGCGATCGGCGCGGGCGCGGCCAATCAGGCGATCAAGGCGGTCGCGATCGCGCGCGATTACCTCGCTGAATCTGGCATCGATGCGGTCTGCCTGCCGTCGTTCATCACGGTCACGATCGGCAACGAGGATCGGACCGCGATCCGTTTGATCGTCGAGCCGCGCTGA
- the rny gene encoding ribonuclease Y yields the protein METVLIVAAAVVVTAIAAMIGTYVYLQRAARSRLRATGDEVRRLLEEAEARQREILLEAKDAALKLREELEQEYQQRRQQVERMERRLQAKEEQLDRRLENLEKRERRIQAREKEIEERLEEIARLEQERQAELQRVAQLSLEEARQLVIQQATEEAREILNRQVRELEQQVREEAQQRARMILATAIQRIASEYVAEATVTVVQLPSDDMKGRIIGREGRNIRALEQATGVDLIVDDTPEAVTLSSFDPVRREIARRALLKLIQDGRIHPARIEEVVEKTRQEVEQIIWEEGERAALEAGVQGLHPDLIRLLGRLRFRTSYGQNVLQHSIEVALIAGALAAELGADVNVAKTAGLLHDIGKAVDHEVEGPHALIGADIARRLGRSAKIVHAIAAHHGEEEPRTVEAFIVAAADAISGARPGARREMLEAYIKRLEALESVATSFPGVQKAYAIQAGREVRILVKPDQIDDYGALRLARDVVKKIQDTLDYPGQIKVTVIRETRAVDYAR from the coding sequence ATGGAAACGGTGTTGATCGTCGCCGCGGCTGTCGTGGTGACCGCGATCGCCGCGATGATTGGGACGTACGTGTATTTGCAGAGAGCGGCACGCTCGCGCCTGCGCGCGACCGGGGACGAAGTCCGGCGACTCCTGGAGGAGGCGGAGGCACGACAACGGGAGATCCTCCTGGAGGCGAAGGACGCGGCGCTCAAGCTGCGTGAGGAACTCGAGCAGGAGTACCAACAGCGCCGCCAGCAAGTCGAACGAATGGAACGACGGCTTCAGGCCAAGGAGGAGCAGCTCGACCGCCGGTTGGAAAACCTCGAGAAGCGCGAGCGGAGGATTCAGGCTCGCGAGAAGGAAATCGAAGAGCGCCTGGAGGAGATCGCACGACTCGAGCAAGAGCGGCAGGCAGAACTTCAGCGCGTCGCGCAGCTGTCGCTCGAGGAAGCTCGGCAGCTGGTGATCCAGCAGGCGACCGAGGAAGCACGAGAGATCCTCAATCGCCAGGTGCGGGAGCTCGAGCAGCAGGTGCGCGAGGAGGCGCAGCAGCGTGCCCGGATGATCCTCGCGACGGCGATCCAGCGTATCGCCTCCGAGTACGTTGCGGAAGCAACGGTCACGGTCGTTCAGCTCCCCAGCGACGACATGAAGGGGCGCATCATCGGTCGCGAGGGGCGCAATATCCGCGCGCTCGAGCAGGCGACCGGCGTCGATCTCATCGTCGACGATACGCCGGAAGCGGTCACGCTCTCGTCGTTCGATCCGGTGCGACGGGAGATCGCCCGGCGGGCGCTCCTCAAGCTCATCCAGGACGGTCGGATCCACCCAGCGCGGATCGAAGAAGTCGTCGAAAAGACGCGGCAAGAAGTCGAGCAGATCATCTGGGAAGAGGGGGAGCGGGCTGCGCTCGAGGCTGGCGTGCAGGGACTGCATCCGGACTTGATTCGCCTGCTCGGCCGGCTCCGGTTCCGCACCAGTTACGGGCAGAACGTGCTGCAGCACTCGATCGAGGTGGCTTTGATCGCCGGAGCCTTGGCTGCTGAGCTGGGTGCTGATGTCAACGTCGCCAAGACGGCGGGGCTGCTCCACGATATTGGCAAGGCGGTCGACCACGAGGTCGAAGGGCCGCACGCGCTGATCGGTGCCGACATCGCGCGGCGCCTGGGTCGCTCCGCCAAGATCGTGCACGCGATCGCTGCGCACCACGGTGAGGAAGAGCCGCGAACCGTCGAAGCCTTCATCGTGGCGGCTGCCGATGCGATCAGCGGGGCGCGGCCGGGCGCGCGGCGCGAGATGCTCGAGGCCTACATCAAGCGGTTGGAAGCGCTCGAGAGCGTCGCGACGTCCTTCCCCGGTGTCCAGAAGGCGTACGCGATCCAGGCAGGACGCGAGGTGCGCATCCTGGTCAAGCCAGACCAGATCGACGACTACGGAGCGTTGCGGCTCGCTCGCGACGTGGTGAAGAAGATTCAGGACACGCTCGACTATCCGGGGCAGATCAAGGTCACGGTCATCCGCGAAACGCGCGCGGTCGATTACGCACGCTGA
- a CDS encoding ABC transporter substrate-binding protein has protein sequence MDEHRSTWLSAALHRRSFLRLTALGAGIVGAGLLSACRGTPASPTPSAATPTAPAGTTPAAQTSPAPPSGAGGTFVIARLTDTVTLDPSRQYELTSPIVMGACYERLVTIDPPDIRTVRLHLAEKVDISQDVTTYTFTLRQGIRFASGNPLTSADVVFSFNRLRELKDNPSWLADIIQSMETPDARTVRITLTEPNAAFLAMLVSPNFSILDSAVVKEHGGTDQPGADKSDKATEWLNQNSAGSGPFVLKGWVKEQEIVMERNPNYWGQPAPLERVVIRHVPDPTTQRQLLENGDIDAAHNLDADLIAEVEQAGTAQIVRGDTLDTEYFAMHTSPEVGKELADKRVRQAIAYAIDYDGIIQQLLRGAAVRPPSVIPSGLLGVEEAENARYRTDRERARQLLAEAGLANGFTLTLTYSSGGTEVGGVSSEVLASKIADDLSKVGIRVTLDPRAPDVRLADYRAGKLQSTISGWTPDFLDPHGWAIPFGVPGEAAARRVAYNNAQVADLFQRAARTADPQERARLYAEGQRLLNEDAPFLCLYQPKAQIAVGKTVQGYVFDPVIGVDLSKVRKG, from the coding sequence ATGGACGAGCACCGATCGACCTGGCTCTCCGCAGCGCTGCACCGTCGTTCGTTCCTCCGGCTCACTGCTCTCGGTGCCGGAATCGTCGGTGCAGGGCTGCTCAGCGCCTGCCGGGGCACACCAGCGTCACCGACCCCCTCGGCAGCAACGCCCACGGCACCAGCAGGCACGACTCCGGCTGCGCAAACCTCTCCCGCTCCACCCAGCGGGGCCGGTGGTACCTTCGTGATCGCGCGCTTGACCGATACCGTGACACTCGACCCCTCGCGCCAGTACGAACTCACCTCACCCATCGTCATGGGCGCGTGCTACGAGCGACTGGTCACCATCGATCCACCGGATATCCGAACGGTCCGCCTCCATTTGGCCGAGAAAGTCGATATCAGCCAGGACGTCACGACCTACACCTTCACGCTCCGCCAGGGCATCCGTTTCGCCTCCGGCAACCCACTGACGTCCGCCGATGTCGTCTTCAGCTTCAACCGCCTGCGCGAACTCAAGGACAATCCCTCCTGGCTCGCCGATATCATCCAGTCGATGGAGACACCGGACGCGCGCACTGTCCGGATCACGCTCACCGAACCGAACGCGGCGTTCCTCGCCATGCTGGTCTCCCCGAACTTCTCGATCCTCGATTCGGCTGTCGTGAAGGAACACGGCGGTACCGACCAGCCGGGCGCTGACAAGAGCGATAAGGCGACCGAGTGGCTCAACCAGAACTCGGCCGGCTCCGGCCCCTTCGTCCTCAAGGGCTGGGTCAAAGAGCAAGAGATCGTGATGGAGCGAAACCCGAACTACTGGGGACAGCCCGCCCCGCTCGAGCGCGTGGTCATCCGCCACGTCCCCGATCCGACCACGCAGCGACAGCTTCTGGAAAACGGCGATATCGACGCGGCTCACAATCTGGATGCCGACCTCATCGCCGAGGTCGAGCAGGCCGGTACAGCACAGATCGTTCGCGGTGACACGCTCGACACCGAGTACTTCGCGATGCACACGAGCCCCGAGGTCGGCAAAGAACTCGCCGACAAGCGCGTGCGGCAGGCGATCGCCTACGCCATCGACTACGACGGGATCATCCAGCAGCTCCTGCGCGGCGCTGCTGTCCGCCCGCCCTCGGTCATCCCCAGCGGACTCCTCGGCGTCGAGGAAGCAGAGAACGCACGGTACCGCACCGATCGCGAGCGCGCTCGCCAGCTCTTGGCCGAAGCAGGGCTCGCGAACGGCTTTACCCTGACCTTGACCTACAGCAGTGGCGGCACCGAGGTGGGCGGCGTCTCGTCCGAGGTCCTCGCCAGCAAGATCGCTGACGACCTGAGCAAGGTCGGTATCCGCGTGACGCTCGACCCCCGTGCACCGGACGTCCGGCTCGCGGACTATCGAGCAGGGAAGCTCCAGAGCACGATCTCCGGCTGGACACCCGACTTCCTCGATCCGCACGGTTGGGCGATCCCCTTCGGTGTGCCCGGCGAGGCTGCAGCACGTCGTGTCGCCTACAACAACGCGCAAGTCGCCGATCTCTTCCAACGTGCCGCACGCACGGCCGATCCGCAGGAACGCGCGCGGCTCTACGCCGAAGGGCAGCGGCTCCTCAACGAGGATGCACCCTTCCTCTGTCTCTACCAGCCCAAGGCACAGATCGCTGTCGGTAAGACCGTGCAAGGGTACGTCTTCGATCCAGTTATCGGTGTCGACCTGAGCAAGGTGCGGAAGGGCTGA
- a CDS encoding ABC transporter permease codes for MLGQFILRRLIVTVPLLLGVTLVTFMVSHVIPADPLMAILPERAANDPEIVRMYRERWGLDRSLPEQYLFYLRNLLRGDLGESYTSRRPVAQDLRERFPATVELALAAMLYAVAVGVTLGIVSAVWYERWIDHLARVIALVGVSLPVFWLGLLALQLFYANLRLLPGPGRIDPRLTAPPFRTGFYTIDSLLAGDLALFVNVISHLILPGMVLGSYAMGIIARMTRSALLDVLQADYIRTARAKGLAERRVVLGHALRNALIPTVTVIGLTFGSLLAGAVLTETIFAWPGIGRYAVDAAMKLDLPAVLGVTLLIAVVYVTINFVTDILYGVLDPRIRAQ; via the coding sequence GTGCTCGGCCAGTTCATCCTGCGGCGCCTCATCGTGACGGTTCCCCTGTTGCTCGGGGTCACGCTGGTGACCTTCATGGTCTCGCACGTGATCCCCGCCGACCCCCTCATGGCGATCCTTCCGGAACGAGCGGCCAATGACCCCGAAATCGTTCGCATGTACCGCGAGCGCTGGGGGCTCGACCGCTCGCTGCCGGAGCAGTACCTGTTCTACCTGCGCAACCTGCTCCGCGGTGACCTCGGCGAGTCCTACACGAGCCGACGACCGGTCGCGCAGGATCTCCGCGAGCGCTTTCCTGCCACGGTCGAACTCGCACTCGCCGCGATGCTGTACGCCGTGGCAGTGGGAGTGACGCTCGGTATCGTCTCGGCCGTCTGGTACGAGCGCTGGATCGACCACCTCGCTCGCGTTATCGCCCTCGTCGGGGTGTCTCTCCCGGTGTTCTGGCTCGGGCTGCTGGCCTTGCAACTCTTTTACGCCAACCTCAGACTGCTGCCTGGGCCAGGGCGGATCGACCCGCGCCTCACCGCTCCGCCGTTCCGCACCGGCTTCTACACGATCGACAGCTTGCTCGCTGGCGACCTTGCGTTGTTCGTCAACGTCATCTCCCACCTCATCCTCCCGGGGATGGTGCTCGGAAGCTACGCGATGGGGATCATCGCGCGGATGACCCGTTCGGCGCTGCTCGACGTCCTCCAGGCCGATTACATCCGCACTGCGCGAGCCAAGGGTCTCGCCGAGCGCCGTGTGGTGCTCGGCCATGCCTTGCGGAACGCGCTCATCCCGACCGTTACCGTTATCGGGCTCACCTTCGGGAGTCTGCTCGCCGGAGCCGTTCTGACGGAGACGATCTTCGCCTGGCCGGGCATCGGCCGCTACGCCGTCGATGCTGCCATGAAGCTCGACCTCCCTGCCGTACTGGGAGTCACGCTGCTCATCGCGGTCGTCTACGTGACGATCAATTTCGTGACCGACATCTTGTACGGTGTGCTCGACCCACGGATTCGCGCCCAGTGA
- a CDS encoding ABC transporter permease has translation MTATARTANRLALRTRWRERPAWQAVCALLGRPSALVGLGILLFWIGVALTVSFVVPFDPLATDVSARLQPPTPTHWFGTDDLGRDIFRRTLYGARISLPAGFLTVAGALVIGSVVGAVAGYTGGWVDTILMRIADMVLAFPSIVLAMAIAAALGPGLKNALIAIVVVLWPEYARLMRAQVLAVKAQEYVTAAEALGASRLRLFLVHILPNTQAPLVVKATLDVGAAIVLTAGLSFIGLGAVPPEPEWGAMIREGQRRFSQWWMATFPGLAIFSVVMALNFLGDGLRDALDPRRRNR, from the coding sequence GTGACGGCAACGGCGCGCACGGCAAATCGACTCGCTCTCCGCACCCGCTGGCGCGAGCGCCCCGCCTGGCAGGCCGTGTGCGCGCTCCTCGGCCGCCCATCCGCTCTCGTCGGACTCGGTATTCTCCTCTTCTGGATCGGTGTCGCACTGACGGTGAGCTTCGTCGTTCCCTTCGATCCACTGGCGACCGACGTGAGCGCGCGCCTCCAGCCACCGACCCCGACGCACTGGTTCGGTACCGACGACTTGGGTCGCGATATCTTCCGCCGGACGCTCTACGGAGCACGGATCTCGCTGCCGGCCGGATTCCTCACCGTCGCCGGTGCACTGGTCATCGGCTCGGTCGTGGGAGCAGTCGCTGGTTACACCGGTGGATGGGTCGATACGATACTCATGCGAATCGCGGATATGGTGCTGGCCTTTCCGTCGATCGTCCTGGCGATGGCCATCGCCGCAGCGCTCGGCCCGGGTCTCAAGAACGCGCTCATCGCCATCGTCGTCGTCCTCTGGCCAGAATACGCGCGGCTGATGCGCGCCCAGGTTCTCGCTGTCAAGGCGCAGGAGTACGTGACCGCTGCCGAGGCGCTCGGTGCGAGTCGGCTGCGTCTCTTCCTCGTCCACATCCTGCCGAACACCCAGGCACCGCTCGTGGTCAAAGCGACGCTCGATGTCGGCGCCGCGATCGTGCTGACCGCCGGCCTTTCCTTCATCGGACTCGGCGCCGTACCGCCAGAACCGGAATGGGGTGCCATGATTCGCGAGGGACAACGTCGCTTCAGTCAGTGGTGGATGGCGACCTTCCCCGGCCTCGCGATCTTCAGCGTCGTCATGGCACTCAACTTTCTCGGCGATGGACTCCGCGACGCGCTGGATCCGCGTCGTCGCAACCGCTGA
- a CDS encoding DUF5808 domain-containing protein has protein sequence MRRLGRLARWIALALIGAALYEQLRRPAHERTWAGRIGPVPYDFRLPTLDRVRERLWNPNDPSLLTPTVWGIGWSVNLATISQRLRPALGTLLQRVTRSASAR, from the coding sequence ATGCGACGGCTCGGACGCTTGGCCCGATGGATCGCACTCGCTCTCATCGGGGCTGCGCTCTACGAGCAACTGCGCCGCCCCGCACACGAGCGCACCTGGGCGGGCCGGATCGGCCCTGTCCCCTATGACTTCCGCCTACCGACGCTCGACCGCGTCCGGGAACGTCTCTGGAATCCGAACGACCCTTCGCTCCTCACCCCGACCGTGTGGGGCATCGGCTGGTCGGTCAACCTGGCGACGATCTCCCAACGACTCCGCCCGGCTCTCGGTACACTGCTGCAGCGCGTCACCCGTTCCGCCAGCGCACGATGA